AAACTTCAGATGATGCATCAGGCGCAGGCTTGCTTCCACGCTTTCGGTGTGCCGAAGTATCGCCTTGAAATCGTCCACCATCCCCCGCGACCGCCGCACCCCGTCGTTGATGAGATGCAGGCTGTTGCGGATCAGGGTCTTTAAATGAAGGGCGAGGTCGACGCGATACTCCTGGGCAAGCAGAAAGGCCCGCATCATCAAGGAAGGGTTTTCCTCAAAAATGGCATTGCTGTCAGCGTGCAGTTTGCCTCCGTAGAGAAAGAAACCGTCTCCCACCATCCGCCGTATGGGCCTGCGACTGGCATGAACCGCCAATCCAGCATGGACCTGAAGGTCCTGGGTCGCTTTGGCCATCAGCCGGGAAGAGATCAGTTCCACGTGATTGGCATGGGCATAGTAGTCCTGCATGAACTGCTCGACGGCGAGCGCCTTTCTGTTGTCCCGGTACCCCAGGAACTGGGCAATCTTCTCCTGCTGGTCGAAGCGCAACTGCTCGTTCTTGCCGTTGGACAGATAGTGCAGTTCGTTGCGGATCCGCCACAGATAATCGAAGGCCTGTTCGAACTCGAGAGACTCCTTTTCCGTCAGCACTCCCTTGAGCACAAGCTCCCCAAGGGACCGGGCCTTGAACTTGATTTGAGCCATCCAGAGCCCGGTATGGAGGTCCCGCAGCCCCCCTTCCCCTTCCTTGATGTTGGGTTCGAGCATGTAGATGGAGGCCCCATACTTCTTGAGCCGGTTCTTATTCTCCTCGATTTTCTCAAGCAGGTATTTGCGGCTGTTCCAGTTCAGAACCTTGTTGAGCACCTGTTTTTCATATTCTTGAAAAGTGGCTTCGTTGCCTGTGATGAAACGGGAATCGAGCAGGGCGGTACGGGCGGTGATATCCTTTTCGGCCATTTCCAGACAGTCCCGGCCGCCCCGGACGCTGTACCCGACATCGAGCCCGAGGTCCCACATCAGATAGAGAATGCGCTCGGCGACTTTTTCGGAAAACTCCCGCCCCCTCCAGCTGTAGTAGAACATGATGTCGATGTCGGAGCGGGGGTTGAGGTGACCCCGGCCATAGCCGCCAAGTGCGATCAGGGCGCTGTCCTGAGGTCCCCGGTTATGGAGATCGGCGGCGGCCTCGACATACAGGTGGCGTATCAGGTGATCGGCAAGAGCGGTGGTCTGATGGACGATGTCCCGTCCGCCGGCACCTGCGCGGTGCGAATCCTTGATGACGCTTTCGTAGTGTTTCAGAAAGGATTGAGCCCCTTTAAGGATTTCGGGGCGACGTTTCTCATACGATTCACTGACAGCGCCTTGAACGACCGGTACGGGAAAGAATTTCTGGAGATCAAAGTTCATGAGGGCTTTCCGGCAAAAGAGACTCAGTTGATGGCGATCATCCTCGATGCACGGGCATAATCCTCCACCCCCTGAACGATGGCGTGAGCCGCTTTTTCCTGGAAGTCCTTGTCCTTGAGACGTTTCTCTTCGTCGTGGTTGCTGATGAAGGCCGCTTCCACCAGAACCGAAGGCATGGTCGCTCCAAGTAGCACGTAAAAGGGACCCTGCTTCACGCCGTGGTCGCTGATCCGGCTGAAATGTCGCCCCAGGTTACCGACCAGCTTTTTCTGGATGGCTGCGGCAAGACGGCTCGATTCATTAATTTTGGAGTTGGCCATCAGGTCGAAGAGAATCATTTCCAGATCGCCGACCTGCTTCAGAGAGGTGCCGTTTTCCCGGGCAGCCACGGCAGCGGCTTTGTCGTTCTTGGAGAAATTCAGATAATAGGTTTCTATGCCGCGAACCGACCTGTTGAGGCTGGCGTTGGCGTGAACGGAGATGAAAAGATCGGCACCGACCCGGTTGGCAATGGCGGTTCTTTCCTCCAGGGGAAGATAGACATCTTTGTCCCGGGTAAGCATGACTTCGCAGCCGAATTGTTCTCTCAGTTTCTTCGCCAGAATTTTGGCAATAGCCAGGGTCACGTCCTTTTCCATGGTGCCGCCCGGCCCTATGGCTCCCGGATCCTTGCCACCGTGACCGGGGTCGACAACGATCCGCCGCAAAGAGGTTCCGGGTGCCACAGCTGGAATCTGCACCTTGGGCGGCGTATCAAGGGGGGTTTTTTCGAGAACTGATGCGATGGCATCTCCGGAGCTGACCGGCAGCGTCCGCAGCTCGGGCTCCCGGGCCGAAAGCCCCGCTTCCCTGGCGGCAATATCGATGACCACCCGGTGCGGATCCTCAAGCTGAAAAACCTTGGTATCCCGCAGTTGCTCCAGATCCAGCACAACCCGCAGGGCTTCATTCGGCTGGCGGCCGAGCCGAATCCCCTGGAGAATACCCTCTTTGGCATTGATCGAAGTGCCTATTTCACCGTTTAAACCGGTTTTTTTGAGATCGACAAACACCCGCGGGCTCGATCCCTTGAGGGTGCCATGGCTGAATTCGGCGGGACCGTCCAGCTCGAGCACCACCCGGGTATAGGTCGGGCTGGCCCAGTAGCGGATGTTGTTCAGCACCCGGGGACCCTGGGGAACAGGCTTCTTCGATGCGGCGGATGGGGCTGCGACACCTATTCTGGAGGCGATGGAAGCATACTGCTTGAGGTCCTGCCTCCGGATGCGGGCCCGCGCTGACATATCGCCGTCGGGAAAACGTTCAGCCGCCGCATGATAGGCCAGATAGGCCTTTTCCTTCTCCCCGAGACTATTTTCGTAGATTTCGCCGGCCAGAACCAGTGCGTCGTCGGCCAGAGGGTTGCCGGGATAGGTTTCCGCCAACCGCTCGAAATGCCTGACCGCTTCCTTGGCATCGCTTTTTCTGCGGGAAATGTCATACAGGCGACCGTAAGCCTTGCCGGCCATGTACAGCCCGTCGGCGGCCCGTGCATGCTGCGGGAATCGCTGGACGACATCGTTAAAACCCTGGATGACTTTTTCCCAGTTTTCCCGGTAAAGCTGTTTTCTGCCCGAATTGAGCAACTGCTCGTACCGCTCGCGGGCGGCCGTATAGGTCTGTTCGGCGTCGGCGGCAACAAGCAGCGAAGGCACCATGATCAGTAGCAGAAAAAAAACCAAATACTTCCGACTCAATAACATTTTCACACCATGCTTTGCAATTCGTTCAGATAATTGAGGGCATCCAGCGGTGTCATCCGGGAGATGTCCATTTTCTTCAGATGCATCCGCAAAGGGTCTTCAACGGGGGTGAAAAGAGACAGCTGAGGCTCGTCAGCCTTTGGGTGCTGCTTTTTACTGCGGGCCAGACGCGGCTGCCCTTCTCCTACGAATTCACCCGATTCGAGGTTTTTCAAAATCTCCCGGGCCCTGTCGATGACTTCGGACGGAAGGCCGGCCAGTCGGGCAACCTGGATGCCGTAGGAATGGCTGGCGCCGCCCGGCACGATCTTGCGCAGAAAAATAATCTGGTCGTTCCATTCCCGGACGGCGATATTGAAGTTTTTTACCCGCTCCCGGGTGTGCGCCAGGTCGGTCAATTCGTGATAGTGGGTCGCGAACAGGGTCTTCCCGGCCAGGCAGGCGTTGTCGTGCAGGTATTCAGCCACTGCCCAGGCGATGCTGATGCCGTCGAAGGTCGAGGTGCCGCGTCCGATCTCGTCGAGAACCAGCAGACTGCGGGATGTGGCATGACGCAGAATATTAGCGGCTTCTGTCATCTCGACCATGAAGGTGGATTGCCCCTGGGCCAGGTTATCGCTGGCGCCGACCCTGGTGAAGATCCGGTCGACCAGCCCGATGCGGGCGGATGCGGCGGGAACCAGACTGCCCATATGCGCCATCAGGGTAATGAGAGCCACCTGGCGCATGAAAGTCGATTTCCCAGCCATGTTGGGACCGGTAATGATCAGGATCTGATTGTCCAGGCAATCCATTTCCACATCGTTGGGGACGAAACTTTCTCCGATGTTCATCGCCTCGATCACCGGATGGCGTCCCTCGCGGATGATCAGGCGATCGCTATCGTCCATCTGCGGACAAACGTAATTGCGGTTGTGTGCCACATCGGCCAACGCCTGCAGAACGTCCAGGTCCGCCAAAGCTTCAGCGGTCCGCTGCAGCCTGACTCCCTCGGCTGCGATGGACTTGCGGACTTTCTGAAACAGGCCGTACTCGATGTCGGCCATTTTTTCCTCGGCCCCGAGAACCTTGTCCTCATATTCCTTGAGTTCCGGGGTGATGTACCGTTCGGCATTGGTCAGGGTCTGTTTCCTCTGATAGTTCTCCGGCACCTTGTCGGCGTGGGTCCGGGTGACCTCGATATAGTAACCAAATACCTTGTTGAAACGGACCTTGAGAGAGGGGATGCCGCAGCGCTGCCGTTCCCCCGCCTCCAGCCGGGCGATCCAGCCCTTGCCGTCGCGCCGGATCCGGCGAAGCTCGTCCAGTTCGGAATGATAGCCGTCGCGGATCAGTCCTCCTTCCCTGAGAACAAAGGGGGGATCGTCGACAATGGCCCGCTGCAGCAGATCCAGAATATCGGCAAGCGGATCGATGCGCTGCAGACATTCCAGCAACAGCGGACTATCCATCCCCGCAATATTCTCCGCCACCCGGGGCAGCAGGCTCAGGGTCTTTCTCAGTGCGGCCAGATCCTTGCCGTTGGCGTTCCCCATGGCGATGCGGGCATTCAGCCTTTCGAGATCGTAGACGCCGTCCAGGGACTGCTGGAGTTCGCCCCTGGCCAAACTCTTTTCCATCAGTTCGGACACCGCCCGGTGCCGGTTACGGATCGCCTCCAGATCGACCAGCGGATGATGCAGCCAGTGGCGGAGCTTGCGGCCGCCCATGGCGGTCACGGTGCGATCGAGCACGCCGAGCAGGGAACCCTTTTTCCTGCCCCCCTGGAGGGTGGCGGTCAGCTCCAGATTGCGCCGGGACGTGCTGTCCAGCACCATGTACTGGCTGGGTGAATAGGTGCGCAGGGAGCGGATGTGGGGGGCTGCACCCTTCTGGGTTTCACGCAGGTAGTACAGCACGGCGCCGGCGGCACTGACTGCGGCAGGCAGATTGTCGCAGCCGAAACCTTCGATTGAGTCGCAGGCGAAAAACTCGCGAATCTGTCGGCGTCCATTATCCGGATCGTACACCCAGTCCGGCAGCCGGTTGACAGCACGATCCTGAAGCAGGCCACTCAGATCCCATCCGTCCGTCACCTTTTCCTCTTCCGGGAGCAGCACCTCCCGCGGGTCGATGGAGGCCAATTCGCTGCGCAGGGTATCGATCTCCCGGGTTTCTGTGACCCGGAATTCGCCGGTGGTGATATCAAGCACCGCCAGCCCCCAGCAGGGTCCGGGTTGACAGGAGAGCGCCAGCAGGTAGTTGTTCTCCTTCGGCTGCAGAATCTCGGAATCGAGAATCAGTCCCGGAGTCACGACCCTGACGACCTCCCTTTTGACGATCCCCCTGGCGGTCCGGGGATCCTCGACCTGTTCGCAGATGGCGACCTTGAGACCATGCTCTACCAGCTTGGCGATATAAGGTTGGGCACTGTGAAAAGGGATACCGCACAAGGGGATCTCCTCGGCGGCGT
This portion of the Syntrophotaleaceae bacterium genome encodes:
- the glnD gene encoding [protein-PII] uridylyltransferase; translated protein: MNFDLQKFFPVPVVQGAVSESYEKRRPEILKGAQSFLKHYESVIKDSHRAGAGGRDIVHQTTALADHLIRHLYVEAAADLHNRGPQDSALIALGGYGRGHLNPRSDIDIMFYYSWRGREFSEKVAERILYLMWDLGLDVGYSVRGGRDCLEMAEKDITARTALLDSRFITGNEATFQEYEKQVLNKVLNWNSRKYLLEKIEENKNRLKKYGASIYMLEPNIKEGEGGLRDLHTGLWMAQIKFKARSLGELVLKGVLTEKESLEFEQAFDYLWRIRNELHYLSNGKNEQLRFDQQEKIAQFLGYRDNRKALAVEQFMQDYYAHANHVELISSRLMAKATQDLQVHAGLAVHASRRPIRRMVGDGFFLYGGKLHADSNAIFEENPSLMMRAFLLAQEYRVDLALHLKTLIRNSLHLINDGVRRSRGMVDDFKAILRHTESVEASLRLMHHLKFLSHFIPEFGRIYCKVQHDAYHVYTIDMHTLLAIGEMVRLWKGDYGDIHPVLTRVARDIEKRELLILAILLHDIGKGEGHDHANKGADMVPTIARRLGLNREDSQRLQFLVRHHLKMAHISQRRDMHDETLIVQFARLMGMSENLKMLYLLTFADIKAVGPDVWTAWKGMLLRELYETIYDILERGDFKLEKRSEKVRNRKRRVVELLSEELGERVVKERLRMMSTRYLFAHRSDAIAEHIRMISRLRGETLCFKVENAVEEGYAELTVVTLDMPALFSMITGVLTAFAINILGARIYTQNDGVALDILQVCGPPGQPLIAEEKWEKVREHMAAVLEGRMMVDELVRKRHRPAWLPTLERPKVPSRVEVDNEISEKYTVVDIFTHDKVGLLYAITRTLSQMGYYIGVSRISTKVDQVADTFYIHDIFGYKIHDEDKIKELREKLLEAIETC
- a CDS encoding N-acetylmuramoyl-L-alanine amidase, with the protein product MVFFLLLIMVPSLLVAADAEQTYTAARERYEQLLNSGRKQLYRENWEKVIQGFNDVVQRFPQHARAADGLYMAGKAYGRLYDISRRKSDAKEAVRHFERLAETYPGNPLADDALVLAGEIYENSLGEKEKAYLAYHAAAERFPDGDMSARARIRRQDLKQYASIASRIGVAAPSAASKKPVPQGPRVLNNIRYWASPTYTRVVLELDGPAEFSHGTLKGSSPRVFVDLKKTGLNGEIGTSINAKEGILQGIRLGRQPNEALRVVLDLEQLRDTKVFQLEDPHRVVIDIAAREAGLSAREPELRTLPVSSGDAIASVLEKTPLDTPPKVQIPAVAPGTSLRRIVVDPGHGGKDPGAIGPGGTMEKDVTLAIAKILAKKLREQFGCEVMLTRDKDVYLPLEERTAIANRVGADLFISVHANASLNRSVRGIETYYLNFSKNDKAAAVAARENGTSLKQVGDLEMILFDLMANSKINESSRLAAAIQKKLVGNLGRHFSRISDHGVKQGPFYVLLGATMPSVLVEAAFISNHDEEKRLKDKDFQEKAAHAIVQGVEDYARASRMIAIN
- the mutS gene encoding DNA mismatch repair protein MutS; its protein translation is MSQTTPMMRQYLEIKADYPDAILFFRLGDFYEMFMEDAVTASRILDITLTSRNKNAAEEIPLCGIPFHSAQPYIAKLVEHGLKVAICEQVEDPRTARGIVKREVVRVVTPGLILDSEILQPKENNYLLALSCQPGPCWGLAVLDITTGEFRVTETREIDTLRSELASIDPREVLLPEEEKVTDGWDLSGLLQDRAVNRLPDWVYDPDNGRRQIREFFACDSIEGFGCDNLPAAVSAAGAVLYYLRETQKGAAPHIRSLRTYSPSQYMVLDSTSRRNLELTATLQGGRKKGSLLGVLDRTVTAMGGRKLRHWLHHPLVDLEAIRNRHRAVSELMEKSLARGELQQSLDGVYDLERLNARIAMGNANGKDLAALRKTLSLLPRVAENIAGMDSPLLLECLQRIDPLADILDLLQRAIVDDPPFVLREGGLIRDGYHSELDELRRIRRDGKGWIARLEAGERQRCGIPSLKVRFNKVFGYYIEVTRTHADKVPENYQRKQTLTNAERYITPELKEYEDKVLGAEEKMADIEYGLFQKVRKSIAAEGVRLQRTAEALADLDVLQALADVAHNRNYVCPQMDDSDRLIIREGRHPVIEAMNIGESFVPNDVEMDCLDNQILIITGPNMAGKSTFMRQVALITLMAHMGSLVPAASARIGLVDRIFTRVGASDNLAQGQSTFMVEMTEAANILRHATSRSLLVLDEIGRGTSTFDGISIAWAVAEYLHDNACLAGKTLFATHYHELTDLAHTRERVKNFNIAVREWNDQIIFLRKIVPGGASHSYGIQVARLAGLPSEVIDRAREILKNLESGEFVGEGQPRLARSKKQHPKADEPQLSLFTPVEDPLRMHLKKMDISRMTPLDALNYLNELQSMV